A genome region from Etheostoma cragini isolate CJK2018 chromosome 4, CSU_Ecrag_1.0, whole genome shotgun sequence includes the following:
- the LOC117942737 gene encoding transcription initiation factor TFIID subunit 4-like isoform X1: MDASTASTDSTTGHDPGKTLVSGAVTPLPHHQGKQASFSVQTLNGSQTINSHNSGSAAPLVGATVTSVPSTSISVTAVNSGPVMSKGLTSAQMHPSSNSVIQTSLMNSQSVVASAQSVSQATGPTVTLVRPPMQTAGSGTSLNGNYNVSHPVVSNSTGHTGIDIHTPLVNNSQPSNSLSVSSSHIIKAEPPITIQSPPPPPPPQPAVTPGAVSAPRILSTVAAGPGGIRAPTPQMLAPRLPQMSSGQPSVHNIQLPPGMVLVRSESGQLLMIPQQALAQMQAQAQGGMAPRTATPTSVPHGQTPGNTVISRHVAPSTIIHQGCPAPSPSATTTTLHRPPILQSSVGAAVPGITPRTVSQTAGTTVSSVTVSKETMENVKKCKNFLSTLIKLASTGKQSTETAACVRELVKDLLECRLEAEEFTSRLYKELNSSPQPYLVPFLKRSLPALRQLTPDSAAFIQQSQLPQPASGPVPSTSPIPTTVVLGSPAPRLTAPVSRPQLPPGISKPGQTGALVIQLQQQRAMLRPQVALPTTPMVTLRNQAPGRIMLGQQQLQLKELQPLPVRPEVPHVSKQVSAASLTQAQKNKLKEAGGTFKDDDDINDVASMAGVNLSEESANILATNSGIVGAVTHSCKDEAFLSYAILQRRMQEIGETLTTLLKMQHLSIHLLKPQDACVSSPGSRYGVTDLGAEVVNLVSHATQQRLQNLLEKVSEVAQQKNGNFKEDDKYEQSSDVRAQLKFFEQLDQLEKQRKEEQEREILLKAAKSRARQEDPEQLRLKQKAKEMQQQELAQMRQREANLTALAAIGPRKKRKILDSPSSSAAAEGSGTGPSLSGGASGSGSRPTRQRITRVNLRDLLFCLENERFTSHSHFLYKGFLK, from the exons ATGGATGCATCGACGGCCAGCACGGACTCCACTACGGGACACGACCCCGGCAAAACACTTGTTAGTGGCGCTGTAACTCCTCTCCCTCATCACCAGGGGAAACAAGCCTCATTCTCAGTGCAGACTTTAAATGGGAGCCAAACTATAAACTCTCACAATTCAGGAAGCGCTGCCCCTCTCGTGGGGGCGACGGTGACAAGTGTCCCAAGTACTTCAATATCTGTCACAGCTGTCAACAGTGGACCAGTGATGTCAAAAGGGCTGACCAGTGCACAAATGCACCCCTCGTCAAACAGTGTAATTCAGACTTCTCTTATGAACTCGCAGAGTGTTGTCGCTTCAGCTCAGTCTGTGAGCCAGGCAACAGGACCCACTGTGACACTTGTCAGGCCGCCTATGCAAACCGCGGGCTCGGGCACAAGTTTGAATGGGAACTATAATGTGAGCCATCCTGTGGTTTCCAATTCAACAGGTCACACAGGTATTGACATACACACCCCGCTTGTTAATAACAGCCAGCCGTCCAACTCGTTGTCTGTCAGCTCATCACACATTATCAAGGCAGAGCCACCCATAACAATACagtcaccaccaccaccaccaccaccgcagCCAGCGGTCACTCCGGGCGCAGTCAGCGCTCCCCGGATTCTCTCAACGGTAGCTGCCGGTCCAGGCGGGATAAGAGCTCCGACGCCTCAGATGTTAGCCCCAAGACTCCCCCAGATGTCCTCGGGACAGCCCAGTGTACATAACATCCAGCTCCCCCCGG GAATGGTGCTCGTACGCAGTGAGAGCGGACAGCTGCTGATGATTCCTCAGCAGGCTCTGGCCCAGATGCAAGCCCAGGCTCAGGGAGGCATGGCACCACGGACTGCTACACCAACAAGTGTGCCTCATGGCCAG ACTCCTGGAAACACCGTCATTAGCAGGCATGTGGCTCCCAGCACCATTATCCATCAAGGCTGTCCAGCCCCATCGCCATCTGCTACGACCACCACTCTTCATAGACCTCCTATCCTTCAG AGCTCAGTTGGGGCTGCAGTACCAGGAATTACCCCCAGGACTGTCAGCCAAACAGCTGGGACCACAGTATCCTCAGTAACCGTGAGCAAA GAGACAATGGAGAATGTGAAGAAATGTAAGAACTTCCTGTCTACACTGATCAAGCTAGCCTCCACTGGGAAGCAATCTACAGAGACTGCAGCCTGTGTGAGAGAGCTGGTCAAGGACCTGCTG GAGTGCAGACTGGAAGCTGAAGAATTCACCAGCAGATTGTACAAAGAGCTTAATTCTTCACCCCAACCTTACCTTGTGCCTTTCCTCAAG AGAAGCCTCCCAGCCTTGAGGCAGCTCACCCCAGACTCTGCAGCCTTCATCCAGCAGAGTCAGCTCCCCCAGCCAGCCTCAGGTCCAGTCCCCTCCACCTCACCCATCCCCACCACGGTGGTCCTGGGCAGCCCAGCACCCCGCCTCACTGCCCCAGTCAGTAGGCCCCAGCTCCCACCTGGCATTAGCAAACCAGGACAGACCGGCGCACTG GTTATCCAGCttcagcagcagagagcaatGTTGAGACCTCAGGTAGCCTTACCGACAACCCCCATGGTGACTCTCAGAAATCAGGCTCCTGGTCGCATCATGCTGGGGCAGCAACAGCTCCAGCTAAAAGAGCTGCAGCCAC TTCCTGTGAGGCCGGAGGTGCCACATGTTTCTAAACAAGTGTCTGCTGCATCCCTGACCCAGGCTCAAAAGAACAAGCTGAAAGAGGCTGGTGGCACTTTCAA AGATGATGACGACATCAACGACGTGGCCTCAATGGCTGGAGTGAACTTATCAGAGGAAAGCGCTAATATCCTAGCAACTAATTCTGGAATAGTGGGAGCAGTGACTCATTCCTGTAAGGACGAGGCTTTCCTCTCCTATGCCATTCTACAGAGGAGAATGCAGGAGATAGGTGAGACACTTACAACTTTGTTGAAAATGCagcatctctccatccatctcctAAAGCCCCAAGATGCCTGTGTTTCTTCTCCAGGTAGTAGGTATGGTGTGACAGACCTGGGTGCAGAAGTGGTGAACCTGGTCTCCCACGCTACTCAGCAGCGGCTTCAGAACCTGCTGGAGAAAGTTTCTGAAGTGGCTCAGCAGAAAAATGGAAATTTCAAG GAGGATGACAAATACGAGCAGAGCAGTGATGTTCGTGCTCAGCTCAAGTTCTTTGAGCAGCTGGACCAGCTAGAAAAACAACGGAAGGAGGAACAGGAGAGAGAGATCCTCCTAAAGGCAGCTAAG TCTCGAGCTCGGCAAGAGGACCCAGAGCAGCTGCGTCTGAAACAGAAGGCAAAAGAG ATGCAGCAGCAGGAGCTGGCTCAGATGAGACAGAGGGAGGCCAACCTGACTGCTTTGGCAGCCATTGGTcccaggaagaagaggaagattcTGGACTCTCCGTCTTCCTCTGCTGCAGCTGAG
- the LOC117942737 gene encoding transcription initiation factor TFIID subunit 4-like isoform X3 yields the protein MDASTASTDSTTGHDPGKTLVSGAVTPLPHHQGKQASFSVQTLNGSQTINSHNSGSAAPLVGATVTSVPSTSISVTAVNSGPVMSKGLTSAQMHPSSNSVIQTSLMNSQSVVASAQSVSQATGPTVTLVRPPMQTAGSGTSLNGNYNVSHPVVSNSTGHTGIDIHTPLVNNSQPSNSLSVSSSHIIKAEPPITIQSPPPPPPPQPAVTPGAVSAPRILSTVAAGPGGIRAPTPQMLAPRLPQMSSGQPSVHNIQLPPGMVLVRSESGQLLMIPQQALAQMQAQAQGGMAPRTATPTSVPHGQTPGNTVISRHVAPSTIIHQGCPAPSPSATTTTLHRPPILQSSVGAAVPGITPRTVSQTAGTTVSSVTVSKETMENVKKCKNFLSTLIKLASTGKQSTETAACVRELVKDLLECRLEAEEFTSRLYKELNSSPQPYLVPFLKRSLPALRQLTPDSAAFIQQSQLPQPASGPVPSTSPIPTTVVLGSPAPRLTAPVSRPQLPPGISKPGQTGALVIQLQQQRAMLRPQVALPTTPMVTLRNQAPGRIMLGQQQLQLKELQPLPVRPEVPHVSKQVSAASLTQAQKNKLKEAGGTFKDDDDINDVASMAGVNLSEESANILATNSGIVGAVTHSCKDEAFLSYAILQRRMQEIGSRYGVTDLGAEVVNLVSHATQQRLQNLLEKVSEVAQQKNGNFKEDDKYEQSSDVRAQLKFFEQLDQLEKQRKEEQEREILLKAAKSRARQEDPEQLRLKQKAKEMQQQELAQMRQREANLTALAAIGPRKKRKILDSPSSSAAAEGSGTGPSLSGGASGSGSRPTRQRITRVNLRDLLFCLENERFTSHSHFLYKGFLK from the exons ATGGATGCATCGACGGCCAGCACGGACTCCACTACGGGACACGACCCCGGCAAAACACTTGTTAGTGGCGCTGTAACTCCTCTCCCTCATCACCAGGGGAAACAAGCCTCATTCTCAGTGCAGACTTTAAATGGGAGCCAAACTATAAACTCTCACAATTCAGGAAGCGCTGCCCCTCTCGTGGGGGCGACGGTGACAAGTGTCCCAAGTACTTCAATATCTGTCACAGCTGTCAACAGTGGACCAGTGATGTCAAAAGGGCTGACCAGTGCACAAATGCACCCCTCGTCAAACAGTGTAATTCAGACTTCTCTTATGAACTCGCAGAGTGTTGTCGCTTCAGCTCAGTCTGTGAGCCAGGCAACAGGACCCACTGTGACACTTGTCAGGCCGCCTATGCAAACCGCGGGCTCGGGCACAAGTTTGAATGGGAACTATAATGTGAGCCATCCTGTGGTTTCCAATTCAACAGGTCACACAGGTATTGACATACACACCCCGCTTGTTAATAACAGCCAGCCGTCCAACTCGTTGTCTGTCAGCTCATCACACATTATCAAGGCAGAGCCACCCATAACAATACagtcaccaccaccaccaccaccaccgcagCCAGCGGTCACTCCGGGCGCAGTCAGCGCTCCCCGGATTCTCTCAACGGTAGCTGCCGGTCCAGGCGGGATAAGAGCTCCGACGCCTCAGATGTTAGCCCCAAGACTCCCCCAGATGTCCTCGGGACAGCCCAGTGTACATAACATCCAGCTCCCCCCGG GAATGGTGCTCGTACGCAGTGAGAGCGGACAGCTGCTGATGATTCCTCAGCAGGCTCTGGCCCAGATGCAAGCCCAGGCTCAGGGAGGCATGGCACCACGGACTGCTACACCAACAAGTGTGCCTCATGGCCAG ACTCCTGGAAACACCGTCATTAGCAGGCATGTGGCTCCCAGCACCATTATCCATCAAGGCTGTCCAGCCCCATCGCCATCTGCTACGACCACCACTCTTCATAGACCTCCTATCCTTCAG AGCTCAGTTGGGGCTGCAGTACCAGGAATTACCCCCAGGACTGTCAGCCAAACAGCTGGGACCACAGTATCCTCAGTAACCGTGAGCAAA GAGACAATGGAGAATGTGAAGAAATGTAAGAACTTCCTGTCTACACTGATCAAGCTAGCCTCCACTGGGAAGCAATCTACAGAGACTGCAGCCTGTGTGAGAGAGCTGGTCAAGGACCTGCTG GAGTGCAGACTGGAAGCTGAAGAATTCACCAGCAGATTGTACAAAGAGCTTAATTCTTCACCCCAACCTTACCTTGTGCCTTTCCTCAAG AGAAGCCTCCCAGCCTTGAGGCAGCTCACCCCAGACTCTGCAGCCTTCATCCAGCAGAGTCAGCTCCCCCAGCCAGCCTCAGGTCCAGTCCCCTCCACCTCACCCATCCCCACCACGGTGGTCCTGGGCAGCCCAGCACCCCGCCTCACTGCCCCAGTCAGTAGGCCCCAGCTCCCACCTGGCATTAGCAAACCAGGACAGACCGGCGCACTG GTTATCCAGCttcagcagcagagagcaatGTTGAGACCTCAGGTAGCCTTACCGACAACCCCCATGGTGACTCTCAGAAATCAGGCTCCTGGTCGCATCATGCTGGGGCAGCAACAGCTCCAGCTAAAAGAGCTGCAGCCAC TTCCTGTGAGGCCGGAGGTGCCACATGTTTCTAAACAAGTGTCTGCTGCATCCCTGACCCAGGCTCAAAAGAACAAGCTGAAAGAGGCTGGTGGCACTTTCAA AGATGATGACGACATCAACGACGTGGCCTCAATGGCTGGAGTGAACTTATCAGAGGAAAGCGCTAATATCCTAGCAACTAATTCTGGAATAGTGGGAGCAGTGACTCATTCCTGTAAGGACGAGGCTTTCCTCTCCTATGCCATTCTACAGAGGAGAATGCAGGAGATAG GTAGTAGGTATGGTGTGACAGACCTGGGTGCAGAAGTGGTGAACCTGGTCTCCCACGCTACTCAGCAGCGGCTTCAGAACCTGCTGGAGAAAGTTTCTGAAGTGGCTCAGCAGAAAAATGGAAATTTCAAG GAGGATGACAAATACGAGCAGAGCAGTGATGTTCGTGCTCAGCTCAAGTTCTTTGAGCAGCTGGACCAGCTAGAAAAACAACGGAAGGAGGAACAGGAGAGAGAGATCCTCCTAAAGGCAGCTAAG TCTCGAGCTCGGCAAGAGGACCCAGAGCAGCTGCGTCTGAAACAGAAGGCAAAAGAG ATGCAGCAGCAGGAGCTGGCTCAGATGAGACAGAGGGAGGCCAACCTGACTGCTTTGGCAGCCATTGGTcccaggaagaagaggaagattcTGGACTCTCCGTCTTCCTCTGCTGCAGCTGAG
- the LOC117942737 gene encoding transcription initiation factor TFIID subunit 4-like isoform X2 → MDASTASTDSTTGHDPGKTLVSGAVTPLPHHQGKQASFSVQTLNGSQTINSHNSGSAAPLVGATVTSVPSTSISVTAVNSGPVMSKGLTSAQMHPSSNSVIQTSLMNSQSVVASAQSVSQATGPTVTLVRPPMQTAGSGTSLNGNYNVSHPVDIHTPLVNNSQPSNSLSVSSSHIIKAEPPITIQSPPPPPPPQPAVTPGAVSAPRILSTVAAGPGGIRAPTPQMLAPRLPQMSSGQPSVHNIQLPPGMVLVRSESGQLLMIPQQALAQMQAQAQGGMAPRTATPTSVPHGQTPGNTVISRHVAPSTIIHQGCPAPSPSATTTTLHRPPILQSSVGAAVPGITPRTVSQTAGTTVSSVTVSKETMENVKKCKNFLSTLIKLASTGKQSTETAACVRELVKDLLECRLEAEEFTSRLYKELNSSPQPYLVPFLKRSLPALRQLTPDSAAFIQQSQLPQPASGPVPSTSPIPTTVVLGSPAPRLTAPVSRPQLPPGISKPGQTGALVIQLQQQRAMLRPQVALPTTPMVTLRNQAPGRIMLGQQQLQLKELQPLPVRPEVPHVSKQVSAASLTQAQKNKLKEAGGTFKDDDDINDVASMAGVNLSEESANILATNSGIVGAVTHSCKDEAFLSYAILQRRMQEIGETLTTLLKMQHLSIHLLKPQDACVSSPGSRYGVTDLGAEVVNLVSHATQQRLQNLLEKVSEVAQQKNGNFKEDDKYEQSSDVRAQLKFFEQLDQLEKQRKEEQEREILLKAAKSRARQEDPEQLRLKQKAKEMQQQELAQMRQREANLTALAAIGPRKKRKILDSPSSSAAAEGSGTGPSLSGGASGSGSRPTRQRITRVNLRDLLFCLENERFTSHSHFLYKGFLK, encoded by the exons ATGGATGCATCGACGGCCAGCACGGACTCCACTACGGGACACGACCCCGGCAAAACACTTGTTAGTGGCGCTGTAACTCCTCTCCCTCATCACCAGGGGAAACAAGCCTCATTCTCAGTGCAGACTTTAAATGGGAGCCAAACTATAAACTCTCACAATTCAGGAAGCGCTGCCCCTCTCGTGGGGGCGACGGTGACAAGTGTCCCAAGTACTTCAATATCTGTCACAGCTGTCAACAGTGGACCAGTGATGTCAAAAGGGCTGACCAGTGCACAAATGCACCCCTCGTCAAACAGTGTAATTCAGACTTCTCTTATGAACTCGCAGAGTGTTGTCGCTTCAGCTCAGTCTGTGAGCCAGGCAACAGGACCCACTGTGACACTTGTCAGGCCGCCTATGCAAACCGCGGGCTCGGGCACAAGTTTGAATGGGAACTATAATGTGAGCCATCCTGTG GACATACACACCCCGCTTGTTAATAACAGCCAGCCGTCCAACTCGTTGTCTGTCAGCTCATCACACATTATCAAGGCAGAGCCACCCATAACAATACagtcaccaccaccaccaccaccaccgcagCCAGCGGTCACTCCGGGCGCAGTCAGCGCTCCCCGGATTCTCTCAACGGTAGCTGCCGGTCCAGGCGGGATAAGAGCTCCGACGCCTCAGATGTTAGCCCCAAGACTCCCCCAGATGTCCTCGGGACAGCCCAGTGTACATAACATCCAGCTCCCCCCGG GAATGGTGCTCGTACGCAGTGAGAGCGGACAGCTGCTGATGATTCCTCAGCAGGCTCTGGCCCAGATGCAAGCCCAGGCTCAGGGAGGCATGGCACCACGGACTGCTACACCAACAAGTGTGCCTCATGGCCAG ACTCCTGGAAACACCGTCATTAGCAGGCATGTGGCTCCCAGCACCATTATCCATCAAGGCTGTCCAGCCCCATCGCCATCTGCTACGACCACCACTCTTCATAGACCTCCTATCCTTCAG AGCTCAGTTGGGGCTGCAGTACCAGGAATTACCCCCAGGACTGTCAGCCAAACAGCTGGGACCACAGTATCCTCAGTAACCGTGAGCAAA GAGACAATGGAGAATGTGAAGAAATGTAAGAACTTCCTGTCTACACTGATCAAGCTAGCCTCCACTGGGAAGCAATCTACAGAGACTGCAGCCTGTGTGAGAGAGCTGGTCAAGGACCTGCTG GAGTGCAGACTGGAAGCTGAAGAATTCACCAGCAGATTGTACAAAGAGCTTAATTCTTCACCCCAACCTTACCTTGTGCCTTTCCTCAAG AGAAGCCTCCCAGCCTTGAGGCAGCTCACCCCAGACTCTGCAGCCTTCATCCAGCAGAGTCAGCTCCCCCAGCCAGCCTCAGGTCCAGTCCCCTCCACCTCACCCATCCCCACCACGGTGGTCCTGGGCAGCCCAGCACCCCGCCTCACTGCCCCAGTCAGTAGGCCCCAGCTCCCACCTGGCATTAGCAAACCAGGACAGACCGGCGCACTG GTTATCCAGCttcagcagcagagagcaatGTTGAGACCTCAGGTAGCCTTACCGACAACCCCCATGGTGACTCTCAGAAATCAGGCTCCTGGTCGCATCATGCTGGGGCAGCAACAGCTCCAGCTAAAAGAGCTGCAGCCAC TTCCTGTGAGGCCGGAGGTGCCACATGTTTCTAAACAAGTGTCTGCTGCATCCCTGACCCAGGCTCAAAAGAACAAGCTGAAAGAGGCTGGTGGCACTTTCAA AGATGATGACGACATCAACGACGTGGCCTCAATGGCTGGAGTGAACTTATCAGAGGAAAGCGCTAATATCCTAGCAACTAATTCTGGAATAGTGGGAGCAGTGACTCATTCCTGTAAGGACGAGGCTTTCCTCTCCTATGCCATTCTACAGAGGAGAATGCAGGAGATAGGTGAGACACTTACAACTTTGTTGAAAATGCagcatctctccatccatctcctAAAGCCCCAAGATGCCTGTGTTTCTTCTCCAGGTAGTAGGTATGGTGTGACAGACCTGGGTGCAGAAGTGGTGAACCTGGTCTCCCACGCTACTCAGCAGCGGCTTCAGAACCTGCTGGAGAAAGTTTCTGAAGTGGCTCAGCAGAAAAATGGAAATTTCAAG GAGGATGACAAATACGAGCAGAGCAGTGATGTTCGTGCTCAGCTCAAGTTCTTTGAGCAGCTGGACCAGCTAGAAAAACAACGGAAGGAGGAACAGGAGAGAGAGATCCTCCTAAAGGCAGCTAAG TCTCGAGCTCGGCAAGAGGACCCAGAGCAGCTGCGTCTGAAACAGAAGGCAAAAGAG ATGCAGCAGCAGGAGCTGGCTCAGATGAGACAGAGGGAGGCCAACCTGACTGCTTTGGCAGCCATTGGTcccaggaagaagaggaagattcTGGACTCTCCGTCTTCCTCTGCTGCAGCTGAG